In the Microcaecilia unicolor unplaced genomic scaffold, aMicUni1.1, whole genome shotgun sequence genome, one interval contains:
- the LOC115459678 gene encoding P2Y purinoceptor 2-like — protein MANFPTTTRWAGLIPNVTNSSDGGNPYRCMFDEDFKYILLPVSYGIVFCVGLILNVLSLYLFIFRIKPWKASTTYMFNLALSDTLYVVSLPLLIYYYSKENHWPFGVALCKIVRFLFYTNLYCSIFFLLSISIHRFLGVCYPIQSLHWGHVRYARIVSVIVWITVIGFQSPVLFFARTSMNGDEIICHDTTSSELFDQFVDYSSVCLALLFCVPFTVIIICYSLMARTLMRPSSATSTPSKSKKKSIKMIIIVLVVFIICFLPFHVNRTLYYYFRKEELNCDTLNAINIAYKVTRPLASANSCLDPILYFLAGQAFRRSLPARKKARHITNRFAPPVKMGAGQENNRQSAITRM, from the coding sequence ATGGCGAACTTCCCGACAACAACCCGGTGGGCCGGACTGATACCGAACGTAACAAACTCCAGTGATGGTGGGAATCCGTACAGGTGCATGTTTGATGAAGATTTCAAGTACATTCTTCTTCCTGTGTCCTACGGGATTGTGTTTTGTGTTGGACTGATCCTCAATGTCCTATCTCTTTACCTGTTCATCTTCAGGATTAAACCATGGAAAGCCTCCACCACATACATGTTCAATTTGGCTCTATCAGACACTTTGTACGTTGTGTCCCTTCCATTGTTGATATATTACTACTCCAAGGAAAACCACTGGCCCTTCGGCGTGGCCTTGTGCAAAATAGTTCGTTTCCTGTTCTACACCAACCTCTACTGCAGTATATTCTTCCTCCTGAGTATCAGTATTCACCGTTTCCTGGGTGTCTGCTACCCCATTCAGTCGCTGCACTGGGGACATGTCCGCTATGCAAGGATTGTATCTGTCATTGTCTGGATCACCGTAATCGGGTTTCAGTCCCCAGTGCTCTTCTTTGCCAGGACCAGCATGAATGGTGATGAGATCATCTGCCATGACACCACCAGCTCGGAACTGTTTGACCAATTTGTCGACTACAGTTCGGTCTGCCTGGCTTTGCTGTTTTGTGTCCCCTTCACGGTCATCATCATTTGCTACAGTTTAATGGCTCGGACTCTGATGCGGCCCAGTTCAGCAACCTCAACGCCTTCAAAatccaaaaaaaagtccattaaaATGATCATCATTGTTCTTGTTGTTTTCATTATCTGCTTCTTACCTTTCCATGTCAACCGCACTCTGTATTATTACTTTCGGAAAGAAGAACTTAACTGTGACACTCTAAATGCCATAAACATTGCCTATAAAGTAACTCGGCCCTTGGCCAGTGCTAACAGCTGCTTGGACCCTATTTTGTACTTTTTAGCGGGGCAAGCCTTTCGAAGGAGTCTCCCAGCTAGGAAAAAGGCCAGACACATTACAAATCGTTTTGCTCCACCTGTAAAGATGGGAGCTGGGCAAGAGAACAACAGACAATCAGCCATAACTAGGATGTGA